The stretch of DNA GCGGcggcggggggtggcggcggcggtggtgttgGGCGGCGGCAGCGATgagatcgcggcggcggcggcacagggTTAGGATCTTAGGTATGATACCATGTTGGAAACAAGAGTTTGGCAATGCttcacgatgtattgatcggtgcaaagcgcacatatatattgagtacaaggtgcgccacaacctcaactatacaatgactaggaggtgggccaggctatacaatatacatgcacaaaacCATATATCCAACAACCACTAGTGTAGTTTCAAGCAAATGGCCGCACATCCAACCTAGGCTACTACCTAGCGGATGTGATATATCTGAAGTGGGCTACTTTTGTGAAGCCAATTTAAAGCACCCAAGGTAAGAATGAGCCTCAATTCCATTATGCTCAAGCAGCTGCTAGGAAAGATGTGGAGAGGGCACTGAGATTTTACAAGTCCGGTTTGCTACTGTCTAAGGATCAACTAGGTTTTAGGATCGGGAGATCCTTTGGTACATCATAATAGCCaccgtgatcatgcacaacatgatcattcagCATTAGCGTGGGCAAGATTTGGGTTACTCCTATGAGTTGATGCGAAAGTCGGTGCAGTCGCGTAGAAGGGAATGCTGCATCCAAAACTTTCCTGAGGTTTACCATGGCTTTCGAGATTCAGATACTCACAAAGATCTTCAAAGAGATCTCGTCAAGGAGTGGTGGACATGGAATgggcaacaagaccactagtttatcTCTAGTTTCATTTCATGTACTATGCACCATGTGTTATGTTTGATGAACAAATTGTCTTGAATTGGTGTTGTGAATTGATGAACTATGTaataagtactactccctccgttccaaattacacgttgcagaaatggatgtatctagaactaaaatacatctagatacatccatttctgcgacgaataattcggaacggagggagtatttgtgttCCATCTGTTTTGGATTCATTCGAGATGAGTTTAATATTATGTGTCGAACATATTCTAATAGTTGAAGAAGGTAAAATGTTTGGGTATCAGTTTTACATCGTCAGAAATTTTTCGGGTGCCCTAAAATCTTTTCTCTCCTATTTCAGGGCATCAACTTTTACATCATGTGTTGGACATGCTCTAACACCAAAGGAAAGGAGGTAGCTGATCACATCATGTTAACTCACATGGTGCACAGTACATGTGCAGGCATACGCCTCAGCATGCAGCAGATCAAACAGTAAGATGCTGCTTAAATTCAGTCGATATTCTCCAGCAGCAAACGCAACGTACTCATGGCCGCCATGGCCAAGCCATATTCTGCTGGAAGAACAGAACAGAAACAGAATGATGAAAACATCAGTCACCTCGTGTGCGTGCGCGTGTTGTCTGTTTCGAGCTGGCGTTGGTCAGAAAAAACGCACGAGAGCCTTCACTTCACACCTGTCACCCTGATTTGCTGGCTAAAAGATTGACAGATCAAATCCCTCGCTTCCCCAGAGCCAGAGAGAGGCCCCAAAAAAAGCGGTCTAAAAAGGTGGTTAGAATATACTCGTCAGTTTCTGTGTTTGCCTTTGACGCGGCCGATGGCATCATCTTTTGTCAAATCATAGCGTCCCATCCCAAGTAGTAGTACAAATTATTATCATGATTACCACCCACAGTGGTAGATCCCAGAGGTAAAACGTACGAGGACGAGGGATCTCCatcttttctactccctctgtccaagAAAGCTTGTCCTAAGCTTATTtcttaaatggatgtatctagcactaacttggtgctagatacatccatttgaatgacaagttttttcggacagAGGAAGTACAAATTTTAGAGGTTGGCAAAAGATTTGCCTATCCATTAATTAAACAGAAGAGAGTTGACCAGCTAACTAATGAAAAACCAGGCTAAAACCATCACAAACCGCCGAGCGGCACATACATGATACCCCAGACACCTCAACCAAGAGGGCCTCCTCAAAGATGCACTCTCGCGTCATCGTCATCTCTTATCCCCAATAGGCACCGTCATCTCTTATCCCCGATAGGCACGTATACTTTAGTAGTTCACTGAATTGCCCATAATAATAATACTACATAAAGTCTAGAGAAACAGTATAACACAATCACATCCAGCAACAGGTCAGTTAAGCTTTGACGCTGGAGCACGCTAGAAAAACGATAAGAAGCTAACCTCAAAGAACGGGACGAGCACTGCAGCTTACAAATTGGCATACTCAGAGCCAGGCAAGACAGCTGCGATACCGTTTCTTTGTTTGTGGAATGCTCAAGCTGCGGCATGGCTGACGAGCATGCCCAACAAGATCGTTTCCTCCATATGTTGCCGTTACAGGTGCTCTGACTGGTTGCAGCCGAACTGGCGCATcacttcttttttgtttttgtatcAGACACCAAAGCCTTGACACAAAGACGAGGCTTAGCCGAGACGAGTTCAGCTGGGAGAACAGACACCCCGGCCACCGAAGATCCAACTGGCACCCCAGAAATGGGGAGCACCTCCACTAGTACTGCCACCTGGACATTAGAAACACATTGCTACTGTAAGCAGTGAGTAAGATTAATGAAGGACGTCGTTACAAACAAACTTTCAACTTGGCATACACTGCAGATTACCCAAATATAATCTAGTGTTCAACTTGACATATTGCGACAAATTATCGTAAAGTCTAGTTGTCCTCCATATATGTAGATGTTTGATAACAATATTAGTTCGCTAGTCAAACGGAAGTGAAACATGCTGTGAAATTAAACGTGCTGAAACTACTGTATCAGGTACCAATACCTGACCAGACCTATATCAATTGTCATCACGATGGAATGGAAGACAAGGCTTACTTCCACTAGTCAACATTCAACGCCGCTGTTCTAAAATGTTCAGCCCTTGGATTATGGTGCTTTGAGTTTCTACTTTAGATAGCTGACCAGTAAATTTGCTAAACTGTAACAAATTACTTAAGGATTTGTTCATAGATACCTCAGGAGACTTGAGATCCACAATTGCGTCCTTAGCAACTGACttgacagcagcagcaacaaccttGAAACATTGTTGCCTGTCCATTAAACCTTGTTGAATTGAGCTGTTATTGTCATTCTTCTGCGTCTTCACCGTTTCATCAATGCCTCTCCTACTGTACCCAACTGCGAACTTTATCATAGGTTAAATGTATACTCAACTCAATAACTAAGAAATATGGATAGTGGTCAATAATATTATTGCTGGTAATGAAGTAACTTCATTCTTCAAAATAAATGCAAGATTTAGTCAGCCCCTATGTTATGTGGGTTACTTGTAACAGAGCCATCCACAACATGGCCAGATGCCAGATGGCGAAGTCCTCAAGAAGTAGCAGAAGTCTAGCAATGCCCTAGTTCACTATGTATCTTAGCAGCAGATTGGTATCTAATCCAGTTCATACCCTAGTTAGCAGCAGATTTGCATCTAATCTAGTACATGTCCTAGTTCGAAGAGGCCAATAGAAGTCCGGCATGCTTGGACTGGTTGATGATACATGTCCTAGTTCAAAGAGGTCAATAGAAGTCCGGCATGTTTGGACTGGTTGATGATGACTCCTATATAACCTCCTCTCTTCGCTCCCCCTCCCCCCNNNNNNNNNNNNNNNNNNNNNNNNNNNNNNNNNNNNNNNNNNNNNNNNNNNNNNNNNNNNNNNNNNNNNNNNNNNNNNNNNNNNNNNNNNNNNNNNNNNNNNNNNNNNNNNNNNNNNNNNNNNNNNNNNNNNNNNNNNNNNNNNNNNNNNNNNNNNNNNNNNNNNNNNNNNNNNNNNNNNNNNNNNNNNNNNNNNNNNNNNNNNNNNNNNNNNNNNNNNNNNNNNNNNNNNNNNNNNNNNNNNNNNNNNNNNNNNNNNNNNNNNNNNNNNNNNNNNNNNNNNNNNNNNNNNNNNNNNNNNNNNNNNNNNNNNNNNNNNNNNNNNNNNNNNNNNNNNNNNNNNNNNNNNNNNNNNNNNNNNNNNNNNNNNNNNNNNNNNNNNNNNNNNNNNNNNNNNNNNNNNNNNNNNNNNNNNNNNNNNNNNNNNNNNNNNNNNNNNNNNNNNNNNNNNNNNNNNNNNNNNNNNNNNNNNNNNNNNNNNNNNNNNNNNNNNNNNNNNNNNNNNNNNNNNNNNNNNNNNNNNNNNNNNNNNNNNNNNNNNNNNNNNNNNNNNNNNNNNNNNNNNNNNNNNNNNNNNNNNNNNNNNNNNNNNNNNNNNNNNNNNNNNNNNNNNNNNNNNNNNNNNNNNNNNNNNNNNNNNNNNNNNNNNNNNNNNNNNNNNNNNNNNNNNNNNNNNNNNNNNNNNNNNNNNNACAACCGTTTATGAGGCTGAGAGCTCCCAGGCCATGGCTTGGCCCTAAGATCACAGAGCTCTACCACGGTACCACCCAAGGATGTGATTATTTTTTATAGCTAATAATTAAGTATGACGGGCATGGGGAACAGAACAATTGTAAATTGCACACACCATCATACCataaaactaaataaaatgcaGGGAACAATTTTAATAAGCATATCCAATCAGTATACAAGACCAGCAATACTAAATATATTTTAAAAAGGGCTAGATAAAATACTGGACTATTGGATGAATTTAACTGAAGTTGCAAATTAATCTCACAGTAGAACAGTATGAGTAGTGCAATCTTATCCACCTTGATAGGCTCATCTTGATCTTCCTTATTCCTGATGAAGTCCAGGAACAACTTTGACACAGTGGCATGCAGTTCTGTTTCTGATAGAACACAAGTTTCCTGAATAGGGAATATGCGATGACACCACCTGTCCGTTCAGAGTAATGATTTAGAAAAAGGTGCAAACTTAGATTTTCAGGACAAGATTACTGGGAGATATTATATCAGTTAAAGAAAAATAGAGAACTTCTCTGCTACAAGTCAGCAACTAGAGCTTAACGATATGAAACGACCTAGGAACATTAGCTTCAGTGTATGACATACGCACTACTACCTCCATTTCTTGAATAAAATAGTGGCAGAAAGGTTGTATTTATACAAAATATAATCTACGATTACATCTAGCAAGAGAAGATGGTGCATTCTGCCTTCCTAATGCTCTGGTGTGACACTACAGATCTGTTTATGTATGAAAGTACAAGCCAGCTCCCAGTTATAGAATAAGATCCCAGCTCTCTCGGTTAGGTAGTTTATCTTTCAAATTAGgaaggtactccctctgtcccaaaatataagaacgtttttaacactacactagtgtcaaaaacgttcttatattatgggacggagggagtatcttttagcttggttttaagcCAATTAGAAATAAGATCTGTGATTGTTAACAAGATTGGATAGGTAGGCCTCATATAAAGAGGGCCCCTTCTAAGGAATCAAGCAAGAACTACTTGCCTTTAGGGGCAAGAGCCTCTCCCTAACCCTAGTACAGAATGTATTACTCAACATATATACGAAACAGGCAAGCAAGCGGGGATATGATACACAACAAATACACAGGTTGAGATAAAAAAAATGATGAGGTATAAGATTGAATCAAGGTTGTCGATACTGTCAAGAAAATACTATAGAAGAAGTTTCATAAGCATTTTCCATCATACTCTGGTCCACAGTGCATATCAGTCAGCATATAGCCGGAAGAGGCAGGGGATGAGGGTATAGTACTCATAATAACAAAATAGGAATGAAACCAATAATATTTGAGTATAAAACTGAATAAGGCTGCCAATACTGTAGAAGAAGTATCATAAGCTAGCATTTCTTCACCTCGTCAGTGAACAAAATGCAAAGCTTTCACATTTTCCaaaaagaaaaacatttcttcagtTCAAGGGAATCTAAAAAAAGATGAGTAGGTGGAATCATTGATCCACTTGCTAAAATGGCATCTTCGTTCTAGCAGTATGACTTAATAGATGAGTTCATTCAAAGAAGTTGAAAACTTACTGTGGAGATTTAAGCTTCCCAGATTTCAGTGAACGAAAGACTTCGGTAAGCATCTGAACAACATGAACGCCTCCAGTAGGGAAAGAGAAGAAAAGCAAACCACTCATTGATAGCTTAATCAATGAGAGATTTGAAGTCCTGTCAGAATTTCCACTTGTATCGGAGTGAAGTGAATTTGTTTCTACTTCAATGCTGCCTATTATGATGCAAGAAAATGCACAAAATCAGCAAAAAAAAAATACAGTTGAGTGAACCGCCCACAATGATATCATGGCCAAAAAGTTATCAAGAACAATTTATACTAACCAGTAGATTCTGGCGCATCACCCTTCCCATTTGTATCTTCTGAATGTTCAATTTCGGATGCCTCAGaaaatattttccttttctttgatgCCACTTCCGTAACACATGGTTCCAAGTTTTCAGAACTGTGGCTGCTTGCGTCGCTAATATACTGTAAACAGTGCTTTTATGTCAACATATTTCCATAAGGTGCAGAAATGTATGTCCTAGTTCACTGTAAGTTCACAGCATGAGAGATGTGCACCACATGGTGAATGGATGCCATACAAATTCAAGTGCAGCATCATGAAGATAACCAAATTCGAAGTAGCAGTACATTGCAGGCCTAGAATTATCAACTGCAGAAGAAAACTGGAAGTATAAGTAGCAAGATTAACCTCTCCAAGAATTGAAATGGCTTCCTTCGTTGCACTTTTCTCTCGTTCTGTAAAATGACAATGGCATCAAAAGAATTGCAACAGTGGATAGAAATTAAGTGTACAAGtaaaactttgccacaactaagacgCATTTAAAATATGTTCTTGGTCATAATAAGTTTCTAAATGGTACTGCAAGTCCCATACAGTGAATCATATCATACATCCTTGTCTTTTATTTTTTGTATTCTAATCTACCTTGAACTATATTCAGTTCTCTTATCATAAAACAGCTGCAGCTGATCCACCTACTAAATATTACTTTGCCAACATTTGAAATCCTGATTCACTTGATAGTAGCTTATGTAATAGTGTACCCATTGCTGAAATCATGGAAAATACTAATTGCTCAATGTATGTCCAGTACTGTCACGCTTTGTGTACTTCACGATTTGGGTAGTGAAGTGATGATACTAGTGCAATCTGAAGATGGCAGTGCAAAAAATATAATTTTCCATTTAGTTCCATGACATAACACTCATAATAGATGCTAGAAAATGGGACTAACTTTGGGACCTCCAAATTCACAACAAAACGGTACTGGTGTGTCGTGATAGAACTCGTATAAATCTATGAACAGATAGTCAGATATATCGCACTGATGAAGTTTCTAGTCCCCCTCCCCTAGGTATCCTTCAAATTGACCAGACGCGGGGGAATAACGCAAGAGAATCTAGCATGAAGGAGGGCGCGCACTGATGGGGCAGGTGATGAGGAAGCCGGAGTGCGAGCGCAGGAGCAGGGAGCCCGACGCGCGGTAGTCGTAGCGCGGGAGATTGATCACCGCAGCGTGCTGCTCCCATGGCTGCAGCtcccggccggcggcggcggcggcggcggctactggCTCTGGCGGCTGCTCGCCGGAGGGTGCTGGGGTTTCTGTCTCGTGCTTGTACTCTGGCGCCGCCATATTGGGGTTGGTCTGTCTGTTGGGCACCGGAGCTCTCGGTCGACTGGTCGCGTTTTGGATGCCCTACCAAAGAATGCACGTACGGACTTCGAAGGCGTATCACCATTCTTTCCGTAAACAAAGTGTAGAGGCGACCCAAAGTGGGCGCTCATAAAcagataaaataccaaaaaaaaaagaTATAACTCACCCGACTGATGTGCATGCCTAGACCGCCTTTGTGGCTGTGGGGTCCCATTTTGATCAGGCGACTCGGGAGCAACCTCTAACCCATAGCCTAGGTTTGCAACTTGAACATTGTTGTAATCCTTTTCGACCGTAGCAAGGGGTCTATTGCAAACCGACCGGGCGTTGGGGAGGGCCGACGACAGCTCGATCCCGCAACGGCGACGACACATGTCTATATGGGGACGCCCGCCGCAAATCCTGTGGTGACAACGATACAGTTACCCGCCTCTGACAACCTCCCCGGCTCGGTTAGGTACTGATCCACAGACCCCGTCGACTTTTTGTGGAAATGTTTCTCAAATCGATGGGCTTAGATCGTAGGAATACTGGCATTTCCCTTATCAACAAATCAATAGAATTTTGTGAACACAGGCCTTATTTCGACTGGTCAAGAGGTTTCTTGGAACCGGATCTACCACGGTGCTACAAGCACGACGATGAGGCCATTGCGAGATTCCAGCGGTGGATGTTGCGATGATAAACGACTACCTGAGAGTGAGGACAACGAAGTTTGCGTCGATGCTGTCGTGAGATTACGACGGCGGGGCAACGAGGGGCGGTGACGGTGAGCCGATGCATCTTCGAGGTTGCTGGTGATACCTCATGCTAGAACGGGCACGCGcgcgggggggagggggaggggaggtgcCGCAAGCTCCAAGGAGCGGTGTTCTTGAGCGCGAGACGCAGTTTTGCGATGGCAGCGAGAGACGGCGAGCCGTTGGGGCTTCAAGGCCGGTCGCCTTGCGCGTCCATAGCGGGGGCGGCGAGGCTCCCGTACACGATGGTGTTATTTTGGGGGCAAAAGCAATGATGCCGGTGGAAGATAGCGCGAGCCTGATCTGACGCCTAGGAAACCACTAATCGAATGGCATGGGACGTGACCGGTCAGGGGCcggtgatgaagccatgtacctagggtaggggcacggacctgtccaaaaagCCCTTCCCTAGgacatcccactcgacgggttcaagacactcgaccaagaagctatcactcgaccatgaagcccaccactcgaccgccaggagacctaaagtcactccgcaggcaaacggtcggctatcaagtagtctttatggccattatagcactttattaggggcgttaccagtaacgcccagccttaaatgtaccttaaaccctgcattactgagggcaggagggggccggcgaactctatataagccacccccctcctcagtatgaagggttcgcacccctattaTTCACACACcagtaatctagtcgaccgccttcgggcaccgagacgtagggctgttacttcctccgcaaagggcctgaactcgtacatcttggtgtgtttacaacttcccaatagttgagatctagcctctccatacgtacccccctacatcactgtcagagttagaaccacgacatttggcgcccaccgtaagGCCGGAATCTTAGcacctgattggagaagttgcgatttttccgatccctttgatcatggtttcgtgcggagtttttgtggagggccgcgagatccgcctcggcgcgctcacgttcatcgccgacgactccgcctggcttcaggaggcgccactcgacatcgacgcgctccccgtccatgGTGCGACGCATTTCCGCTCATGCGTTCGTGgcatcctcctgcggcagccgttgacccagtatcggtcggcccccgtatcatctccccgctctgtctcccactggcgcaagcgctccggtcggtcgagacttcagaggtgggtgaggcatgccgtggctcgccagtcggccgccccgcaagtcgcggcaatcgagcccaacgaatccctctgcggcctgttcgacctgtcgactggctccgcggagaccgcatccgagtgcgacagcagcgacccagcggctgagatcctggcggtcgatggaacgcacagtcctcccggtttccctcgcactgatggaggcgcgggtgggggcgacccgtcgcatccccacgatgagtatctccccgaacctctcacgtcattacagcgagaggagcttcgccgccggaacacggacgcactctgcactcctatcgtcggagagtcccccgaggcccgggccttggaggacgcgcgcttggctaatttggccgagcgcactcgactggagaatctccagcgagcactcgacgagcaagcgcgtcagcgggctcccgagtctagtcgacgccagctcttcccgccaacgcaggtataccgaaccccagttcagaatctgGCCGccacggcccgtatagcagaatcgattcagccctcccagtcggaggctggcaggggcttgttacagatcagagcgttgctccgggcggcgggaaaccagaattccgccatttctcagtcgcggaataggatccacagtcgatccgttgcaacagatatagtccagtcggctcacagcccgcggtcgcccccgaggcgtgagggacgtggcgacCGACAtaatcagtacagaaggaatgagcagtatgatcaccgatccgatcgtgatgatcgacgtcgagtgccaacccctcccccgaggagtgggtcatatgcgcctcgacatcaagatgacaggcgccctcatagcgttgggcagaggattcccgtcgaccccagggacccaggctttggtgcgagatctgtcctcgttcaaggcttggttgacaggaacagggctcatcgggaaggccagaaCAGAGATGCGCCCGCCAGCAACAGAATATGTGTTTCAGGGCCAgaatgtttcagtcgagccatcagggctgcggtgattcctcccaactttcggttggcgactggagtcagcaagttcaccggtgagtctaagcctgacacttggctcgaagattaccgagtggctgtacagattggcggtggcaatgatgaggtggctatgaagcatttgcctctcctgttagagggtttggccagagcgtggctgaatcagttagcacccagcagcatctacacttgggaggatctctctcgagtgtttgtcacaacctttgagggaacatgcaagcgacccgcaggccttacagaattgcggtcttgcgtgcagaagccgagtgaaactctaagggattacatccagaggtggatcactttgcatcacacagttgagaacgtaccggatcaccaagcagtttgtgcctttaaagaaggcgtcaagaacagagagttgaacctgaagttcggtcagaccggagaaatgtccctggatcggatgatggagattgccaccaaatacgctaacggagaagatgaagatcgactccagagtggcaagcagaaagcagtcgcccaggaaaccggaggcaattccagtcggaagcagaagcggaaggccgagccagccgcccctggggaggccctggccgcaa from Triticum dicoccoides isolate Atlit2015 ecotype Zavitan chromosome 6A, WEW_v2.0, whole genome shotgun sequence encodes:
- the LOC119317405 gene encoding uncharacterized protein LOC119317405; this translates as MAAPEYKHETETPAPSGEQPPEPVAAAAAAAGRELQPWEQHAAVINLPRYDYRASGSLLLRSHSGFLITCPIKREKSATKEAISILGEYISDASSHSSENLEPCVTEVASKKRKIFSEASEIEHSEDTNGKGDAPESTGSIEVETNSLHSDTSGNSDRTSNLSLIKLSMSGLLFFSFPTGGVHVVQMLTEVFRSLKSGKLKSPQWCHRIFPIQETCVLSETELHATVSKLFLDFIRNKEDQDEPIKFAVGYSRRGIDETVKTQKNDNNSSIQQGLMDRQQCFKVVAAAVKSVAKDAIVDLKSPEVAVLVEVLPISGVPVGSSVAGVSVLPAELVSAKPRLCVKALVSDTKTKKK